The segment ACCGCGTCATTTCACCGGCTGGAACACTCAAGCACACTTGGTGTGTTCCCAAGACGGTTCTGCCCGGGTGTATCGCCCTGGAGGAAAAAACCCCGACCTTGATCCTGGGTTTCAAGGGCCTCAAGGGCTTTTCCGCACGCCAGGTCGTGGCTAACCTGAAAGAATTCTGGCCCGGACTGCGGGCAGAGCGCATCGAATTCCCCGGGTTCGAAAGCGGAGAACTCTATACCGAGCAACTGGCGCGCACTCTGGAAACCCCAGATGCCAGGCAGCGTTTGGCCGAGGCCATCGCGCCCCTTCTGAGCGATGCCAGGGCCGTCGGGATGCCCGCTGTCATGGGCATGCACAGGCCCATCAAGGTCGCCCAGGACCTCGCCATGCGTCTTGGCGTACCGGTCTTCGAAGTACCCACCATGCCTCCGGGAGTTCCCGGAATCCGCCTCAAGGAAGCCTTCGAGGACAAGCTGCCTGAAATTGGTGTAGACTTGTTCTGCCAACAGCAGATCTCCGGAACAATACCGGCTTCGGATTCGCCATTTACCCTGCGTATAACTGGCCAACCCGTGGAGCGTGAGGTCAGAGCGAATCACGTGCTGCTGGCTTCGGGCCGCTTCCTCGGAGGAGGCTTGGCAGGCTCGTTGGACGGCATTGCCGAAACCGTTTTCGATCTGGACGTGGTTCAACCCGAAACCCGCTCGAACTGGTATCAGGTCGACTACTTTGATCCGCGCGGCCATGCTATACATACCACAGGGCTTCAGACTGATGATAAATTTCGTCCTTTGGACGAGAACAACGCACCGGTCCATCCGCGGCTCTTTGCTGCAGGGTCAATCCTGGCCCATCAGGATTGGATTCGGATGAAATGCGGTGCAGGCGTCGCCATTGCCACGGCCTACGCAGCCGTGGAGGCCATAGCCAAGCCATAATTTTTAGTTTTATACGGGTTCCCTACTGCAACGGTGGGAGCCTTGGTTGGTCGCTCTGCGATCACTTTCAAGGTTCGTTGCGGGAATCCGTGATGTGTCGAGGAGGAAGGTATGGAAGGCCATGCCTTGGGAGAAACCTTTGTGGAACAGGAGAGTATGATGAAAAAACTGCTGACCCTGCTGGCCATGGCTTTGGTCCTGGCCCTGGCAGCCCCCGCTTTTGCGGCCGACTGCCAGAATCGAGGCACTCTGGACGAGATGTACTGTGACAACGACAAAGACCTCACGGCCGATCTGGCCGAGGCCGGCCAGTGCAAGGACCCCAGCACCCTGGTGTTTACCTACACCCCGGTTGAGGACCCTGCAGTCTACCGTGACGCCTTCGCCGACTTCCAGGAGTACCTGGGTGAAGCCACTGGCAAAAAGGTTGTCTACTACACCGTGCAGTCCAACGCCGCCGAGGTCGAAGCCATGCGTTCCGGCCGCCTGCACATCGCTGGCTTCTCCACCGGCCCCACCGGCTTTGCCGTCAATCTCGCCGGTTATGTCCCCATCGCAGTCAAGGGTTACGCTGAAGGCTTCCAGGGCTACAACCTGATCGTGGTTGTCAAAAAAGACAGCCCCATCCAGAGCCTTGCCGATCTGAAGGGCAAGAAGGTTGCTCATACCTCCGCCTCTTCCAACTCCGGCAACCTGGCCCCCAGGGCCCTGTTCCCGCCCCTGGGCATCACCCCGGACAAGGACTACACCGTGGTCTACTCCGGCAAGCATGACCAGTCCGTTCTGGGCGTTGCCCACGGCGACTATGACGCCGCTCCTGTGGCTTCCGACGTGTATCATCGCATGGTGCGTGCCGGCCGTGTAGACGCGGATGCCCTGCGTATCGTGTTCACCAGCCCCAAGTTCCCCACGTCCTCCTTCGGCTACTCCAATCAGCTGTGCCCCGGTCTGGCGCAGAAGATCGTTGGTGCTTTCCACGCCTACCGCTTCACCCCCGAGATGGTGAAAACCTTCGGTGGAGCTGACCGCTTCTACCCCGTGACCTACGCTGCCGACTGGAAAGTCATTCGCGACATCGCCGCCGCCACGGGCACCAGCTACAACAATGCTGGTCTGAAGAAGATGGCAGAAAAAGAAGCAGCAAAGGCTGCCAAGAAAAAGGCAAAGAAGTAATAGAGCAATATGGTGAACAATCAAAATAATGGGAACGGGGGCCAAGGCCCCCGCTCCCTTACCGTCAACAATCTCGTCAAGGAATACGTCTCCGGCAAACCCGTTCTCAAGGGAATATCCTTTGAAGTTACGGGCCGGACGACTGTCGGCATCATTGGTCCTTCAGGCACGGGCAAGAGCACACTGCTCCGATGCATCAACCGCCTGATCGAACCCACCAGCGGCTCCATCGAAGTCTCAAGGCAGGAAATCACCTCTCTTTCCGGACGTGATCTGCGGCTGGCACGCCACTACATCGGCATGGTCTTCCAGGAGTTCAACCTCGTGGAACGCCTGACCGTCATTGAAAACGTGCTCTGCGGCCGCCTGGGATTCGTCCCCGTCTGGCGAGCCTGGTTGCGCAAATACCCGCAACAGGACATCGACCGGGCCTTTGAGCTGATCCAGATGGTCGGCCTTGAGGACTTTGCCACCGCCCGGGCGGATGAACTGTCCGGTGGTCAGCGCCAGCGCGTAGGTATTGCCCGTGCTGTGATGCAGAACCCGCACATCATCATGGCGGACGAACCGACCTCCTCGCTGGACCCCAAGACCTCCGTGGAAATCATGGAACTCTTGAACAATTTTTCCAGCACCCAGGATATTCCGGTACTCATCAACATCCATGATGTGAATCTCGCCAAGCGCTTCACCGACCGGATCATCGGCATGTCCGAAGGACACATCGTGTTCGACGGCTCTCCCGATGACCTGACCGATGAACACCTGATGCAGATCTATGGCGGCGAGGAGTGGCTGACATGAGCGCCCATTCCCAGACCCTGAGAAAACCGTTCCCGGCGAACAATCTCGCCCGGCTGGGTTGGGTGGCACTCGCGGTCTACACGATTTATGCCTTGAGCGCCCTGGACATCACCTGGGACCGTTTCGTGATGGGCCTCGGCAATGGTGCCGAATTCCTGGGCGAAATGATCCCGCCCAATTTCGAGCGCTGGAAGCTGCTTGTCGAGAACCTGATCGAGACCGTGGAAATCGCCATCATTGCCTCGGCATTCGGTATCACCCTGTCGCTGCCCATCGGGCTGATGTCGGCACGCAACTTGATGCCTGCCTGGGCCACATGGCCGGCGCGCACCGTGATCTGCGTGTGCCGCTCGTTCCACCCCGTGATCTTCGCCATTCTGTTCGTAAAGGCTGTGGGCTTCGGCCCCATGGCGGGCATCCTGACGCTGATCTTTGCGTCCATCGGGTTCATCGGCAAACTCTTTGCCGAGGCTATCGAGGAAATTTCCTTGAAGCCCGTTGAAGCCTGCAAAGCCGCAGGAGCACCCTTCCTGAGCGTCCTGATCTACGCGGTGTTACCCCAGGTGCTGAACCGTTTCATCGGTTTTGCCACCTACCAGTTCGACGCCAACATGCGCAACTCGACCATGGTCGGCATCGTGGGCGCAGGTGGTATCGGTGGAACATTGTTCGCCGCATTCCAGCGCTTTGACTACGACTTCCTGTGCACGATCCTGCTGTCCATCATCGGTTTGATCATGATCAGTGAATATCTGGCCGTGAAGGTCAAGGCGGTGTTCAATGACTGATCAACACTATGAATGGGAGCGTTTCACTCCGGCGCAGAGGCTGGCGCGATTCACCATTTTCCTGGGAATTGCCATCGGATTCATGCTCTCCCTGCGTACAGTGGAGATCATTCCCGAGTTCCTGTATGATGCACCGTCTCAAATCGGAGATCTGTTTGCCCGCATGTGGCCACCGGATACGGGAAGCTACGCGGTCAATATCCACGATGCCCTGATCGAAACGCTGAATATCGCAGGACTTGGCACCATGCTGGCGCTGCTGCTGGCACTGCCCGTGGGCCTGATGTCCGCCAAGAACATCACCCGTATTCCCGCGCTGAACTGGTTTGCCAAGCTCATCCTTGTCTCATCACGCTCGGTCAACTCCCTGGTCTGGGCCATCCTGTTCGTGGCGGTCTTCGGACCGGGCGCACTGGCAGGGACCGTGGCCATCGGATTCCGATCCATTGGATTCTGCGGCAAGCTGATGGGCGAGGCCCTGGAAGAATGCGACCCCGGCCCCATCGAGGCCTTAAAGGCCGCGGGGGCACCGTGGACCAGCATCTTCCTGAAAGGCTACTGGCCGCAAATTGCGCCCGCCTTCTGGGGAATCACCCTGTTCCGCTGGGACATCAACGTCCGCGAATCATCAGTCATCGGGCTGGTGGGTGCTGGCGGCATTGGTGTGGCTCTGGACACGGCTTTGAACCTTTTCCGGTGGGACGAAGTCTCCCTGATTCTGCTCTGCATCTTCGCGGTGGTCATCGCCGCCGAGATTCTGGTTACCAAGATCAGAGAACGGATCATCTAACCGACTCAATGAAATGAACGACATGGGCGCCGCTTCCACTGGGGGCGGCGCCTTTTTCACCCCGGAGAGCACTCATGAAGCCACTGGCCGAAATGCCCGAAGCCGTCCGTAAATCCATCCGATTCGTTCTCACGGACATTGACGACACCTTGACCGATGAAGGCCGCCTCGGTGCCGGGGCCTACGGTGCCTTGCAGCGCTTGCGTGAGGCCGGGTTGAAAGTCATTCCCATCACGGGACGTCCTGCCGGATGGTGTGATCACATTGCCCGCATGTGGCCTGTGGACGGAGTGGTGGGCGAAAACGGGGCGTTCTATTTTCGCTATGACGATTCCAAAAAACGAATGATCCGACGGTTCATGAAGGACGAGCCCCAACGCACCGAAGATCGCCGAAAGTTGGCCAAACTGCGCCAACGCATTCTGGCCGAAGTACCCGGAGCAGGATTGTCCGCCGACCAACCTTACAGGGAGGCCGATCTGGCCATCGATTTCTGTGAAGACGTCCCTGCCCTGGACAAGACTCAGGTCGCCCGCATCGTCGAGCTTTTCGAAGAAGCCGGTGCCCATGCCAAGGTCAGTTCCATCCACGTCAATGGCTGGTTTGGCGACTGGGACAAACTCTCCATGACCCGTCTGATGCTCAGCGAACAGTTCGATACAGATCTGGATGCCATACGCGACTCGATTGTCTTTAGCGGTGATTCCCCCAATGACGCCCCCATGTTCGGCTTCTTCCCCAATTCCATGGGTGTGGCCAATGTACTGGACTTCCGGGGTGAACTTGACGCTGAACCCGGCTGGATTTCCCACAGCAGGGGGGGCGCTGGCTTTGTTGAATTGGCAGAGCTATTGCTCGGCTAGCACTCCGCAAAAGCAGTATCCCTTCAGGGCCTTCACTACTCTATACATTATCCAAATATGTCAAACTAAGCTTTTATTATTTACATTTTTCAGAAGTGATATCCCATTATCGTCAAATCGCAAAAATTGTACACATTCATTCCCAAAAGAATATTCTTATATTTCATGGTATTAAACTCTCAGCGCACAGTCTTTAGCTTAGGCACCGTTGTTGCAATGCTCATCCCATGTCACGCAGCATCAGCGCCCTCAAGCTCCAGGTACTTTCGGAAGTCAGTGCCATTATCCACAAAGCCCTGAATCTGGAAGAGGCCTTGCAGGAAGTCTTGCGCATCCTGTCCTCGACCCTGTCCATGGAGCGCGCCACCGTTACCCTTCTGGACCGTGACTCCGGTCATCTGGTGATCATGGCCTCACATGGCCTGTCTGAACAGGAACGCCAGCGTGGTGTCTATCGCTCCGGCGAAGGTGTCACGGGAACCATCTTCCGCACCGTCAAACCGTTGCATATCCCTGATGTCACCTGCGACCCCCTGTTCCTGGACAGAACCGGGGCGCGAAGCAGCCAGGACTGCCGCATTTCCTACACGGGAGTGCCCATCATCCTGAATAACGAACCCATCGGCGTCCTCTCCGTAGACCGGCTGTTCAGCGGCGAAACCACCGTACAGGAAGACATCGAATTCCTGACCGTACTGGCAACGCTTATCGCCCAGTTCACAAAGCTCAATGAAGTCGTTCGCGCACGCGAGGAAGAACTACGACGTGAAAACGTGACTCTCAAATACCAGTTGTCCAAGGAAGCACGCGGCCCTTACATCGTGGGCAAGAGCCCTCCCATGCAGGAGGTGGAGCGACAGGTTGCCAAGGTGGCCCCAACTCGGGCAACTGTGTTGCTGCTGGGAGAATCCGGCACAGGTAAGACCCTTATCGCGCGCATCATTCACGACCTGTCCGATCGCAAGACCAACCCCTTCGTCAAGGTCAACTGCGCCAGCATCCCTGAAAATCTGCTGGAAAGTGAGCTTTTTGGATACGAACGTGGAGCCTTTACCGGCGCCACGGGTTCCAAGGCCGGGCGCTTTGAGGATGCCAACAAAGGCAGTATCTTTCTGGATGAAATCGGAGAACTTTCCCTGGGGCTTCAGGCCAAGCTGCTGAGGGTCTTACAGGACCGGGAGTTTGAACGTCTTGGCGGTAACCGGACTATCCGCACTGATGTACGCATCCTGACAGCCACCAACCGCGACCTGCGTGACCTGGTCGATCAGGGACGATTCCGCCTTGACCTGTACTACCGACTGAATGTCTTTCCCCTCACCGTGCCCCCACTTCGACGGCGCAAGGAAGACGTCATCGGCCTGCTCAACCATTTCCTGCGGAAGATGGCCCATGAGTATGGGCGCGACCTCTATTTCAGCCCCGAAGCACTGACATTGCTTAACAACCACGACTGGCCCGGAAACGTTCGGGAACTGGAAAACATGGTTGAACGGCTGGTGATCATGGCTGAAGCCAACCGCATTGACGCGCAGCTCATCGGTCTGGCCATGGAGCCGGAATCGACCCGCATCACACCCGAGTCCCATAGCTCAGAACCAGCGCCACAGGCGCAGCACCAGACCTCGCAGGGCAGAAAGCAATCCCTGAAAGAAATCGAACGAGCCGAAATCCTGAACGCCCTGCGCGAGAGTAATTGGATCAAACGACGTGCGGGTGTTGCACTGGGGCTTACCGAACGACAGATCGGATACCGCATCAAGAAATTTGGACTCGAAGAACGCGTGGCGACGGAGCGCATGCGTTGCCGCAGCGTGAACCAAATGAACACTGTTCCTTAAATTTGAAGGTAACTCCCACCCTCACTCGGTTGCAAGGAGTCCCAACTTGCAGCTGCACAAAAAGGCCCCTCGGATTCAATCCGAAGGGCCTTTTCAGTAGGAGTGCCGCTGTTTGGCGTTACGAGGCTGGGCCAATGGTTCGCACCGAGGCGATCATCTCCCAATCGTAATAGGTATTCATGGTCTTGCCATCGTCCTGGCAAGTCACACGCACAAACTCTTCGCCCAGGAATAAAACGGCCTCGCTATAGACCGGGCCTTCATTAACCTGCAGGGCAATGTCCTTGCGCAACTTGCGGGACATGGTGCCCTGCACGGGCTTGGAAGCATATTCAAACACTTTTTCCAAAGTTCCCTTGTTCATGTTCGTTCTCCCTTGTGAAAAGTTGATTACTTCTATTTCAAATAATTCGGACGGTTAATCACGGGGCAAACATAAAGTTCCTTCTTTGCCGCCCCGCGCAATCGCTCATAGGCGTTAAACGACGTAGTCGGCCCCCTCGTCCACCGTCGCAGTGCGCCCTGCCGAATCGTTCAAAAATGGTGTGGATGCGAGGCGAAAGGCGGATTTGAGATCGCTGCGTATTCCTCATACGCAAGAGTTAAA is part of the Desulfovibrio ferrophilus genome and harbors:
- the glpB gene encoding glycerol-3-phosphate dehydrogenase subunit GlpB, with translation MTPSTNLTCDLAIVGTGIAGMAAAVFARKQGLSVVQAGSTGAISYTSGVFDVLGAIPASGKDDGIRTIHQPFAGIPALLEAFPGHPYGKISPEDIRCAFHDLIEFLRYAGVSYQAGSDRNYRVISPAGTLKHTWCVPKTVLPGCIALEEKTPTLILGFKGLKGFSARQVVANLKEFWPGLRAERIEFPGFESGELYTEQLARTLETPDARQRLAEAIAPLLSDARAVGMPAVMGMHRPIKVAQDLAMRLGVPVFEVPTMPPGVPGIRLKEAFEDKLPEIGVDLFCQQQISGTIPASDSPFTLRITGQPVEREVRANHVLLASGRFLGGGLAGSLDGIAETVFDLDVVQPETRSNWYQVDYFDPRGHAIHTTGLQTDDKFRPLDENNAPVHPRLFAAGSILAHQDWIRMKCGAGVAIATAYAAVEAIAKP
- the phnD gene encoding phosphate/phosphite/phosphonate ABC transporter substrate-binding protein encodes the protein MMKKLLTLLAMALVLALAAPAFAADCQNRGTLDEMYCDNDKDLTADLAEAGQCKDPSTLVFTYTPVEDPAVYRDAFADFQEYLGEATGKKVVYYTVQSNAAEVEAMRSGRLHIAGFSTGPTGFAVNLAGYVPIAVKGYAEGFQGYNLIVVVKKDSPIQSLADLKGKKVAHTSASSNSGNLAPRALFPPLGITPDKDYTVVYSGKHDQSVLGVAHGDYDAAPVASDVYHRMVRAGRVDADALRIVFTSPKFPTSSFGYSNQLCPGLAQKIVGAFHAYRFTPEMVKTFGGADRFYPVTYAADWKVIRDIAAATGTSYNNAGLKKMAEKEAAKAAKKKAKK
- the phnC gene encoding phosphonate ABC transporter ATP-binding protein, with protein sequence MVNNQNNGNGGQGPRSLTVNNLVKEYVSGKPVLKGISFEVTGRTTVGIIGPSGTGKSTLLRCINRLIEPTSGSIEVSRQEITSLSGRDLRLARHYIGMVFQEFNLVERLTVIENVLCGRLGFVPVWRAWLRKYPQQDIDRAFELIQMVGLEDFATARADELSGGQRQRVGIARAVMQNPHIIMADEPTSSLDPKTSVEIMELLNNFSSTQDIPVLINIHDVNLAKRFTDRIIGMSEGHIVFDGSPDDLTDEHLMQIYGGEEWLT
- the phnE gene encoding phosphonate ABC transporter, permease protein PhnE; amino-acid sequence: MSAHSQTLRKPFPANNLARLGWVALAVYTIYALSALDITWDRFVMGLGNGAEFLGEMIPPNFERWKLLVENLIETVEIAIIASAFGITLSLPIGLMSARNLMPAWATWPARTVICVCRSFHPVIFAILFVKAVGFGPMAGILTLIFASIGFIGKLFAEAIEEISLKPVEACKAAGAPFLSVLIYAVLPQVLNRFIGFATYQFDANMRNSTMVGIVGAGGIGGTLFAAFQRFDYDFLCTILLSIIGLIMISEYLAVKVKAVFND
- the phnE gene encoding phosphonate ABC transporter, permease protein PhnE, with protein sequence MTDQHYEWERFTPAQRLARFTIFLGIAIGFMLSLRTVEIIPEFLYDAPSQIGDLFARMWPPDTGSYAVNIHDALIETLNIAGLGTMLALLLALPVGLMSAKNITRIPALNWFAKLILVSSRSVNSLVWAILFVAVFGPGALAGTVAIGFRSIGFCGKLMGEALEECDPGPIEALKAAGAPWTSIFLKGYWPQIAPAFWGITLFRWDINVRESSVIGLVGAGGIGVALDTALNLFRWDEVSLILLCIFAVVIAAEILVTKIRERII
- a CDS encoding HAD-IIB family hydrolase, with product MKPLAEMPEAVRKSIRFVLTDIDDTLTDEGRLGAGAYGALQRLREAGLKVIPITGRPAGWCDHIARMWPVDGVVGENGAFYFRYDDSKKRMIRRFMKDEPQRTEDRRKLAKLRQRILAEVPGAGLSADQPYREADLAIDFCEDVPALDKTQVARIVELFEEAGAHAKVSSIHVNGWFGDWDKLSMTRLMLSEQFDTDLDAIRDSIVFSGDSPNDAPMFGFFPNSMGVANVLDFRGELDAEPGWISHSRGGAGFVELAELLLG
- a CDS encoding sigma 54-interacting transcriptional regulator; the encoded protein is MSRSISALKLQVLSEVSAIIHKALNLEEALQEVLRILSSTLSMERATVTLLDRDSGHLVIMASHGLSEQERQRGVYRSGEGVTGTIFRTVKPLHIPDVTCDPLFLDRTGARSSQDCRISYTGVPIILNNEPIGVLSVDRLFSGETTVQEDIEFLTVLATLIAQFTKLNEVVRAREEELRRENVTLKYQLSKEARGPYIVGKSPPMQEVERQVAKVAPTRATVLLLGESGTGKTLIARIIHDLSDRKTNPFVKVNCASIPENLLESELFGYERGAFTGATGSKAGRFEDANKGSIFLDEIGELSLGLQAKLLRVLQDREFERLGGNRTIRTDVRILTATNRDLRDLVDQGRFRLDLYYRLNVFPLTVPPLRRRKEDVIGLLNHFLRKMAHEYGRDLYFSPEALTLLNNHDWPGNVRELENMVERLVIMAEANRIDAQLIGLAMEPESTRITPESHSSEPAPQAQHQTSQGRKQSLKEIERAEILNALRESNWIKRRAGVALGLTERQIGYRIKKFGLEERVATERMRCRSVNQMNTVP